From the genome of Hymenobacter gelipurpurascens:
AGAATAAAGCCGGGACCATTCTGGATGCTAATCCGGCGTTTCTGGAGTTGCTGAATGTGCCGCGCGAAGAGGTGCTCAACCGACCATTCTCAGACTTTTTGCCCGCCGATAAAGTGCTACTGTTTCAGGAGAAACTGGAGGAGGCTTTCAGGGGCACAAAGGTGCAGTTTGAGGTAGAAGTGCAGTTTAATGCGGCCGGCCCCCGGGTGCTGAGCGTAACCAAGGTGCCACTATGGCTGCAGGAGCAGGTAGCAGGCGTGCATATGGTGGCCCGCGATATCACGGCCATGGCGGCTTCGCAGGCCATTATTGGTCAACAGGCGCGCCGGCTGAACACCATTTTTGAGAGTATTACGGATGCCTTCTTCTTGCTTGATACCAACTGGGTATTCAGCTCCGTGAACTCTGAGGTAGAGCGGCTGCTGCAAGTGAAACGCGAAGAGGTGCTAGGCAAAACCATTTGGGAGGTTTTCCCGGGTGAGGTGATGGGCCCCTTCTATCAGCAGTACAAGCAGGCCATAACTACTGGTAAGGCCGCGCATTTCGAGGCTTTTTTTGAGCCGCGCCAACTGTGGCTGGAAGTGAAGGCGTTTCCGTCGGAAGCGGGCGTGTCGGTGTATTTCTCCAACATAACCGACAAAGTGCGGGCGCATCAGGAGCTGTACCAGCAGAACAAGGACTTGCAGCAGTTTGCCTATATCGTGTCGCATAACTTACGCGCCCCACTCACCAATATGCTGGGGCTGGTAGATATGCTCTCGGGGCTGGACAAAGCGGCTCCCGAGCATGATGAGCTGCTCGCGCACCTGCGCCTGAGCACGGAACAGCTGGATACAGTGCTGCGCGATATGAACACGATTCTTACCCTGCGCGACCAGCAGGGAATGGCGGAGCCGGAGCAGGTGTCCCTTGCCGAGGTGGTGGAGCAGGTAACCCAAAACCTTCAGGATCTGCTGCAGCAATGC
Proteins encoded in this window:
- a CDS encoding sensor histidine kinase, coding for MNEEFQLVESEMRFRSLFNNNPDSVIFQNKAGTILDANPAFLELLNVPREEVLNRPFSDFLPADKVLLFQEKLEEAFRGTKVQFEVEVQFNAAGPRVLSVTKVPLWLQEQVAGVHMVARDITAMAASQAIIGQQARRLNTIFESITDAFFLLDTNWVFSSVNSEVERLLQVKREEVLGKTIWEVFPGEVMGPFYQQYKQAITTGKAAHFEAFFEPRQLWLEVKAFPSEAGVSVYFSNITDKVRAHQELYQQNKDLQQFAYIVSHNLRAPLTNMLGLVDMLSGLDKAAPEHDELLAHLRLSTEQLDTVLRDMNTILTLRDQQGMAEPEQVSLAEVVEQVTQNLQDLLQQCNATVHVSVPPTLQVSGNRAYLYSIFFNLLTNSVKYRSAERPLRIDIEATPNSRKPGAQVTVTDNGSGFDRQKAGNDIFKLYKRFHSRPSGRGLGLYLVKTHVEAMGGHIEVQSEVNVGTRCTLQLS